The Cuculus canorus isolate bCucCan1 chromosome 16, bCucCan1.pri, whole genome shotgun sequence genome includes a region encoding these proteins:
- the YTHDF1 gene encoding YTH domain-containing family protein 1, translated as MSATSVDPQRPKGQDNKVQNGSLHQKDTVHDNDFEPYLSGQSNQNSSYPSMTDPYLSSYYPPSIGFPYSLSEAPWSTGGDPPIPYLTTYGQLSNGDHHFMHDAVFGQPGGLGNNIYQHRFNFFPENPAFSAWGTSGSQGQQTQSSAYGSSYSYPPSSLGGTIVDGQTGFHNDTLNKAPGMNSIEQGMVGLKIGGDVTTSAVKTVGSVVNSAGMTGALSGNGGSNVNLSVSKPTSWAAIASKPAKPQPKMKTKSGPVIGGALPPPPIKHNMDIGTWDNKGPVAKVPAPQQIPSPQSVPQPQQQIVQPVPTQPPPLTQPQYQTPQQPPQNRWVAPRNRNAAFGQSGGTGNDSNSAGSTQPNPLPSGESHPVLEKLKAAHSYNPKDFEWNLKNGRVFIIKSYSEDDIHRSIKYSIWCSTEHGNKRLDSAFRSMNNKGPVYLLFSVNGSGHFCGVAEMKSPVDYGTSAGVWSQDKWKGKFDVKWIFVKDVPNNQLRHIRLENNDNKPVTNSRDTQEVPLEKAKQVLKIIATYKHTTSIFDDFSHYEKRQEEEEVVRKERQNRNKQ; from the exons ATGTCTGCCACAAGCGTTGACCCTCAG AGACCGAAAGGACAGGATAATAAGG TACAAAATGGTTCGTTACATCAGAAGGATACAGTTCATGACAACGATTTTGAACCTTACCTTTCTGGGCAGTCAAATCAG aacaGTAGCTATCCATCAATGACTGATCCTTATCTATCCAGTTATTATCCACCATCTATTGGCTTCCCCTATTCTCTCAGTGAAGCACCGTGGTCTACAGGAGGAGATCCTCCTATCCCGTATCTCACCACCTATGGACAGCTCAGTAACGGAGATCATCATTTTATGCATGATGCTGTTTTTGGACAGCCTGGCGGTCTGGGAAATAATATCTATCAACACCGGTTTAACTTTTTCCCTGAAAATCCTGCCTTCTCAGCTTGGGGAACAAGCGGATCCCAAGGACAGCAGACTCAAAGTTCAGCATATGGGAGCAGTTACAGCTACCCACCTAGTTCCCTGGGTGGCACCATTGTGGATGGACAGACAGGATTTCATAATGATACATTAAATAAAGCTCCTGGAATGAACAGTATTGAAcagggaatggttggacttaagATTGGTGGAGATGTTACAACTTCTGCGGTGAAAACAGTAGGTTCTGTGGTCAACAGTGCTGGGATGACGGGTGCCCTCTCTGGTAACGGTGGATCTAATGTAAACTTGTCAGTATCTAAACCAACCTCCTGGGCTGCTATAGCTAGCAAGCCTGCGAAACCGCAgcctaaaatgaaaacaaaaagtggaCCTGTAATTGGAGGAGCATTACCTCCTCCACCTATAAAGCATAATATGGACATAGGTACTTGGGACAACAAGGGTCCTGTGGCAAAAGTTCCTGCCCCCCAACAGATACCTTCTCCTCAGTCTGTTCCACAGCCACAGCAACAAATTGTTCAGCCTGTTCCAACTCAGCCTCCTCCATTGACTCAGCCGCAGTATCAGACCCCTCAGCAGCCACCCCAAAATCGCTGGGTAGCTCCTCGcaacagaaatgcagcttttggCCAAAGTGGAGGAACTGGTAATGACAGCAACTCAGCTGGCAGTACCCAGCCTAACCCTCTTCCAAGTGGCGAATCCCATCCTGTCCTTGAAAAACTGAAAGCTGCTCACAGCTATAACCCTAAAGATTTTGAATGGAACCTTAAAAATGGACGTGTGTTCATAATAAAGAGCTATTCTGAGGATGATATTCATCGTTCCATTAAGTATTCTATTTGGTGTAGTACGGAACATGGCAACAAACGCCTGGACAGTGCTTTTCGGTCCATGAACAACAAGGGTCCAGTCTACCTGCTATTCAGTGTCAATGGCAGTGGGCACTTCTGTGGAGTAGCAGAGATGAAATCACCTGTGGACTATGGCACCAGTGCGGGTGTCTGGTCTCAGGACAAGTGGAAGGGGAAATTTGATGTCAAGTGGATCTTTGTGAAGGATGTGCCCAACAACCAGCTCCGACACATCAGGCTGGAGAACAATGACAACAAACCCGTTACAAACTCCCGTGATACACAGGAGGTGCccttagaaaaagcaaaacaagtgcTTAAAATTATTGCTACTTACAAGCACACGACCTCCATCTTCGATGACTTTTCTCATTATGAAAAGCgccaagaagaggaggaggtggtacGGAAG